The proteins below are encoded in one region of Sulfitobacter sp. SK012:
- the gatB gene encoding Asp-tRNA(Asn)/Glu-tRNA(Gln) amidotransferase subunit GatB, protein MLDLTYDTPKPRIIAGATQDWEVVIGMEVHAQVKSNAKLFSGASTTFGAEPNSNVAFVDAAMPGMLPTINEYCIEQAVRTGLGLKAKINLNSAFDRKNYFYPDLPQGYQISQLYHPIVGEGEVLVELGDGTARLVRVERIHLEQDAGKSIHDMDPNMSFVDLNRTGVALMEIVSQPDIRSPEEAAAYLAKLRQILRYLGTCDGNMQSGSMRADVNVSVCPIGQYEKYQATQDFSHLGTRCEIKNMNSMRFIQQAIEVEAKRQIAIVEAGGTVTQETRLFDPDKQETRSMRSKEEAHDYRYFPDPDLLPLEIEQAWVDDIAACLPELPDAKKSRFIADFGLSDYDASVLTADLTSSSYFEETAQGRDGKMAANWVINELFGRLKKDEKDIADSPVTPAQLGGVIDLIASDAISGKIAKDVFEITYTTGRDPAEIVETEGLKQVTDTGAIETAVDEIIAANPDQVAKARENPKLAGWFVGQVMKATGGKANPKAVNELVAKKLAQ, encoded by the coding sequence ATGCTTGACCTGACCTATGACACCCCAAAACCCCGCATCATCGCCGGGGCCACGCAAGACTGGGAAGTCGTCATCGGGATGGAAGTCCATGCGCAGGTCAAATCCAACGCTAAGCTCTTCTCAGGGGCCTCGACTACATTCGGTGCTGAGCCAAACTCCAACGTCGCTTTTGTGGACGCCGCCATGCCCGGCATGCTGCCCACGATCAACGAATATTGCATCGAACAGGCCGTGCGCACCGGGCTTGGCCTCAAGGCAAAGATCAACCTGAATTCGGCCTTTGATCGCAAGAACTACTTCTATCCTGACTTGCCGCAAGGGTATCAAATCAGCCAACTTTATCACCCCATCGTCGGGGAAGGCGAAGTGCTTGTGGAGCTTGGCGACGGCACTGCGCGCCTTGTACGCGTGGAACGCATTCACCTGGAACAAGACGCCGGAAAATCGATCCACGACATGGACCCAAACATGTCCTTTGTTGATCTCAACCGCACCGGCGTCGCTCTGATGGAAATCGTTTCGCAACCCGACATCCGCTCCCCCGAAGAGGCTGCCGCCTATCTCGCCAAATTGCGTCAGATCCTGCGGTATTTGGGAACCTGTGATGGCAACATGCAGTCCGGCTCCATGCGCGCGGACGTCAACGTCTCGGTCTGTCCCATCGGGCAGTACGAAAAATATCAGGCCACCCAAGATTTCAGCCACCTTGGGACCCGATGCGAAATCAAAAACATGAATTCCATGCGCTTCATTCAGCAGGCCATCGAAGTTGAGGCAAAACGCCAGATCGCCATCGTTGAAGCGGGCGGTACAGTGACGCAAGAAACGCGCTTGTTCGACCCCGACAAACAGGAAACGCGCTCCATGCGGTCCAAGGAAGAAGCCCATGATTACCGCTACTTCCCCGACCCCGATCTATTGCCGTTGGAAATCGAACAGGCGTGGGTGGATGATATCGCCGCCTGCCTGCCCGAACTGCCCGACGCCAAGAAATCGCGTTTTATCGCCGACTTTGGCCTGTCGGATTACGATGCCTCCGTCTTGACTGCCGATCTCACGTCCTCCTCATATTTTGAGGAAACCGCCCAAGGCCGCGACGGCAAAATGGCCGCGAACTGGGTGATAAACGAGCTCTTTGGCCGGTTGAAAAAGGATGAAAAAGACATCGCTGACAGCCCCGTCACCCCAGCCCAGCTTGGCGGTGTGATCGACCTGATCGCCTCAGACGCGATTTCCGGCAAGATCGCCAAAGACGTGTTTGAGATCACCTACACCACCGGCCGCGACCCTGCCGAAATTGTTGAAACCGAAGGCCTCAAGCAGGTCACTGACACCGGCGCGATTGAAACAGCTGTCGACGAGATCATCGCCGCCAACCCCGATCAAGTCGCCAAAGCCCGCGAAAACCCCAAACTCGCCGGTTGGTTTGTAGGCCAAGTGATGAAGGCGACGGGCGGCAAGGCCAATCCCAAAGCGGTGAACGAACTGGTGGCGAAAAAGCTGGCGCAGTGA
- a CDS encoding lytic transglycosylase, with the protein MKCIVLIGLLAVAPLGVLAEQVALPASDAKPISPEQSGVAVANLKVATKDSFVPEDVTDNPYNLRPPARLADLPRTRWQHMPGNEIWTRAALSALKDHGKPLVDLVPGDIETWCPAYEQNDDAKRRAFWVGFMSALAKYESTYKATAVGGGGRWYGLLQILPATARGYRCNVGTGAALKSGAANLSCAVRIMATTVPRDGVIYGPGGKGVAADWGPLRSKAKRREMSRWLNAQTYCKPVKDTRPRTRP; encoded by the coding sequence ATGAAGTGTATTGTATTGATTGGACTGTTGGCTGTGGCTCCTTTGGGGGTGTTGGCAGAACAGGTGGCCCTGCCGGCAAGTGACGCGAAGCCAATTTCGCCAGAACAATCTGGGGTCGCGGTTGCAAACCTCAAAGTAGCTACCAAAGATTCATTTGTTCCAGAAGATGTGACTGACAATCCTTATAACTTGCGACCACCAGCGCGCCTAGCGGATCTGCCACGCACGCGTTGGCAACATATGCCGGGCAATGAGATTTGGACGCGCGCAGCGCTGTCGGCACTCAAAGATCACGGCAAGCCGTTGGTTGATCTGGTGCCGGGCGACATTGAAACCTGGTGCCCGGCTTATGAACAGAATGACGATGCCAAGCGGCGGGCGTTCTGGGTAGGGTTCATGTCTGCGCTAGCGAAATATGAGAGCACGTATAAGGCCACGGCCGTTGGCGGCGGGGGGCGTTGGTACGGGTTGTTGCAAATCCTGCCCGCTACGGCGCGCGGGTATAGGTGTAACGTAGGCACGGGAGCGGCGTTGAAGAGTGGTGCGGCGAACCTAAGCTGCGCCGTTCGGATCATGGCGACTACGGTACCACGTGATGGCGTGATTTATGGACCCGGCGGCAAGGGCGTTGCGGCGGATTGGGGTCCGTTGCGTAGCAAGGCCAAGCGGCGCGAGATGTCGAGGTGGCTGAACGCGCAGACTTACTGCAAACCGGTGAAGGACACGCGGCCCCGGACGCGTCCTTGA
- the pepN gene encoding aminopeptidase N produces MRDAAPQTIYLEDYTPFGWQIESVDLHFQLDPHATRVRSKMRFVPNPESNKDADAPQLPMFLHGENLKLISAQIDGIPVTPTLTPEGLNCDVPTGPFTWEAEVEIDPANNTALEGLYMSNGMYCTQCEAEGFRKITYYPDRPDVMSVFTVTVEGPHPVLLSNGNPVETKTHQTKWHDPWPKPAYLFALVAGELIAHPGQFTTKSGRVVDLNLYVRPGDEGKCAFGMQALKDSMKWDEDVYGREYDLDLFNIVAVDDFNMGAMENKGLNVFNSSAVLASAETSTDLNFERIEAIIAHEYFHNWTGNRITCRDWFQLCLKEGLTVFRDSQFTSDMRSASVKRIGDVIDLRGRQFAEDQGPLAHPVRPESFQEINNFYTATVYEKGAEVIRMLKTLVGDDAYAQAVTLYFDRHDGQACTIEDWLQVFEDTTGRDLAQFKRWYSQAGTPRLSVTESFEGDTLTLSVAQTTPASTATPDPQPYVIPIAVGLIGADGAEVTPTTVLEMTKANQDFTFSGLKSRPAVSILRDFSAPVVMDHDADHAHLLAYDTDPFNRWEAGRTLARNALLGMIRNGTRPNPAYLDGIQAVAMDDGLDPAYRALMLGLPSQSDLATALHDAGDTPEPDIIYAATEMMRDALAAKLDTALPALYAANLVTAPYQPDAVQSGRRALGNAVLALLTRRDDGKQAQAQYDSADNMTQQLVALANLIRAGRGDTALKAFEAQWKDDRLVMDKWFGLQVIEADPEDAHEIAENLTKHPDFNWKNPNRFRAVFGSLAMHHAGFHHATGAGYALLADWLIKLDPINPQTTARMCSAFQTWARYDGDRQSLIKSQLDRILATPALSRDTTEMLTRIRGV; encoded by the coding sequence ATGCGCGACGCCGCCCCCCAAACCATCTACCTCGAAGACTACACGCCCTTTGGCTGGCAGATAGAGAGTGTCGATCTGCATTTTCAGCTTGATCCGCATGCCACGCGGGTCCGCAGCAAAATGCGTTTTGTCCCAAATCCGGAGAGCAATAAAGACGCCGACGCGCCCCAGCTCCCCATGTTTTTGCATGGTGAGAACCTGAAACTAATCTCCGCTCAGATCGATGGCATCCCTGTAACGCCGACGCTCACCCCCGAAGGGCTCAACTGCGACGTGCCCACGGGCCCCTTCACATGGGAGGCCGAGGTCGAGATTGATCCCGCAAACAACACCGCCCTCGAAGGACTTTATATGTCCAACGGCATGTATTGCACCCAATGCGAGGCCGAAGGGTTTCGCAAGATCACATACTACCCCGACCGTCCTGACGTGATGAGCGTGTTTACCGTCACCGTTGAGGGGCCGCATCCGGTCTTGTTGTCCAATGGCAATCCGGTGGAGACAAAAACGCACCAAACCAAATGGCACGACCCTTGGCCCAAACCTGCGTATCTCTTTGCGCTTGTTGCAGGTGAATTGATTGCCCACCCCGGCCAATTCACCACCAAATCGGGCCGCGTGGTCGATCTGAACCTCTATGTGCGTCCCGGCGACGAGGGCAAATGCGCCTTTGGCATGCAGGCACTCAAAGACAGCATGAAGTGGGATGAAGACGTCTATGGACGGGAATACGACCTTGATCTGTTCAATATCGTGGCCGTTGACGACTTCAACATGGGCGCGATGGAGAACAAAGGCCTTAACGTCTTTAACTCCTCCGCTGTCCTAGCATCCGCTGAAACCTCAACCGATCTGAACTTTGAGCGGATCGAAGCGATCATCGCCCATGAGTATTTCCACAATTGGACCGGCAACCGCATCACCTGCCGCGACTGGTTTCAGCTGTGCCTCAAGGAAGGGCTGACGGTTTTTCGCGACAGCCAATTCACTTCTGACATGCGCTCTGCTTCTGTGAAACGTATCGGCGACGTGATCGACCTGCGTGGCCGCCAGTTTGCCGAAGACCAAGGGCCGCTGGCCCATCCGGTGCGTCCCGAGAGTTTTCAAGAGATCAACAATTTCTACACCGCAACCGTCTATGAAAAGGGCGCAGAGGTCATACGCATGCTCAAAACGCTTGTCGGTGATGACGCCTATGCACAGGCCGTCACCCTCTATTTCGACCGCCACGACGGCCAAGCTTGCACGATTGAGGATTGGCTACAGGTATTTGAAGACACCACCGGCCGCGACCTTGCCCAATTCAAACGCTGGTATTCGCAGGCCGGCACGCCGCGCCTGTCAGTGACAGAGAGCTTTGAGGGCGACACCCTGACGCTGAGCGTTGCCCAAACCACGCCCGCCAGCACCGCAACCCCTGATCCTCAGCCTTATGTCATCCCGATCGCGGTCGGCCTTATTGGCGCGGACGGCGCCGAAGTGACCCCGACAACTGTGCTGGAAATGACGAAGGCGAACCAAGACTTCACCTTCTCAGGCCTCAAATCGCGCCCTGCTGTGTCCATCCTACGCGATTTCTCGGCCCCTGTGGTTATGGATCACGACGCTGATCACGCCCATCTGCTGGCCTACGACACCGATCCCTTTAACCGTTGGGAAGCCGGGCGCACCCTTGCGCGCAATGCACTGCTGGGGATGATCCGCAACGGCACACGTCCCAATCCCGCCTATCTTGACGGCATCCAGGCTGTGGCGATGGACGACGGGCTCGACCCTGCCTACCGCGCCCTGATGTTGGGCTTGCCCAGCCAATCTGATCTGGCCACCGCCCTGCATGACGCAGGCGACACGCCAGAGCCTGACATCATCTATGCCGCAACTGAAATGATGCGCGATGCGTTGGCCGCCAAGCTTGATACCGCACTGCCCGCGCTCTATGCCGCCAATCTGGTGACCGCGCCGTATCAACCGGATGCTGTGCAATCAGGCAGGCGCGCCCTTGGCAATGCGGTCCTTGCCCTGCTTACGCGCCGCGACGACGGCAAACAGGCGCAAGCGCAATACGACAGCGCCGACAACATGACCCAACAGCTGGTTGCCTTGGCCAATCTGATCCGTGCGGGTCGCGGGGATACAGCCCTCAAGGCATTTGAGGCACAGTGGAAAGACGACCGGCTGGTGATGGACAAGTGGTTCGGCCTGCAAGTTATCGAAGCTGATCCCGAAGACGCCCATGAGATCGCTGAAAACCTGACCAAGCATCCCGATTTTAATTGGAAAAATCCCAACCGCTTCCGCGCTGTTTTTGGCAGTCTCGCGATGCACCACGCTGGGTTCCATCATGCCACGGGTGCGGGCTATGCGCTGCTGGCAGATTGGCTGATCAAGCTTGATCCGATCAATCCGCAGACCACAGCACGCATGTGTTCGGCCTTCCAGACATGGGCGCGCTATGACGGTGACCGCCAAAGCCTGATCAAGTCACAGCTTGATCGCATTCTGGCGACCCCTGCGCTCAGCCGGGACACCACTGAGATGCTGACACGCATTCGCGGCGTCTAA
- a CDS encoding malate synthase G, producing the protein MERINKHGLEVDSQLVDFIEAQALPGTGVEADTFWTGFSALVHEMGPRNRALLARRGEIQQQINDWHKGRAGKPHDAATYKAFLETIGYLVPEGAPFQIETTGVDPEIAHMPGPQLVVPITNARFALNAANARWGSLYDALYGTDALGDLPKAGGYDAERGARVIAWGRAHLDAVVPLATRSWTDIDGISVQDGALSVELKDDAQFVGHSDGKVLLQANGMRIEIQVDSSSQIGGQDRAGISDIVLESALSTIMDCEDSVAAVDAEDKVVAYTNWLGLMKGDLSESFDKGGKTITRALNPDRTYMGRDGKPLVVKGRALMLIRNVGHLMTNPAVLDRDGLEIGEGLMDAMLTTMIAMHDLKREGGNSVTGSVYVVKPKMHGPEEVAFTDEIFTAVERALGLPQYTVKLGIMDEERRTSANLMECIRAAKSRVAFINTGFLDRTGDEIHTSMEAGPMVPKGEMKNAPWIAAYEDRNVDIGLACGLKGRAQIGKGMWAMPDLMADMLEAKIGHLKAGATCAWVPSPTAATLHATHYHHIDVLARQDEIAAGGPRGTLDALLQVPVLEGRNLSGEEITRELENNAQGILGYVVRWVNQGVGCSKVPDINDVGLMEDRATCRISAQALANWLHHGLISREEIVDGLKKMAVVVDRQNAGDPAYMPMAPGYDGVAFLAACDLVLEGATQPSGYTEPVLHARRLELKAMT; encoded by the coding sequence ATGGAACGGATCAACAAACACGGCCTTGAGGTAGACAGCCAGTTGGTCGATTTCATCGAAGCTCAGGCGTTGCCGGGCACCGGTGTTGAGGCGGATACTTTCTGGACTGGGTTTTCAGCACTAGTCCACGAGATGGGCCCCCGCAACCGGGCACTGTTGGCACGACGTGGCGAAATTCAGCAGCAGATTAATGACTGGCACAAGGGCCGAGCTGGCAAGCCGCATGACGCAGCGACTTATAAGGCGTTTTTGGAGACCATCGGCTATTTGGTGCCTGAGGGTGCTCCGTTTCAAATCGAAACGACGGGTGTTGATCCTGAAATCGCGCATATGCCCGGGCCACAGTTGGTGGTGCCAATTACCAACGCCCGCTTTGCGCTGAACGCTGCAAATGCGCGTTGGGGATCGCTTTATGATGCACTTTACGGGACCGATGCGCTGGGCGATCTGCCCAAGGCTGGCGGCTATGACGCTGAGCGCGGTGCGCGGGTCATCGCATGGGGCCGGGCGCATTTGGATGCTGTTGTGCCGCTGGCGACAAGGTCATGGACTGACATTGACGGGATTTCCGTTCAAGACGGTGCATTGTCGGTCGAGCTAAAAGATGATGCACAGTTTGTCGGCCATTCAGATGGCAAAGTTCTGTTGCAAGCCAACGGGATGCGGATCGAAATTCAGGTTGATTCCAGCTCGCAAATTGGTGGGCAGGACCGCGCAGGTATTTCCGATATCGTGCTGGAAAGTGCCCTGAGCACGATCATGGATTGCGAAGACAGCGTCGCGGCAGTGGATGCCGAAGACAAGGTTGTCGCCTATACCAACTGGTTGGGCCTGATGAAGGGTGACCTGTCCGAAAGCTTTGATAAGGGCGGCAAGACCATCACCCGCGCGTTGAACCCGGACCGGACCTACATGGGCCGTGATGGCAAACCGCTGGTCGTCAAGGGCCGTGCGTTGATGTTGATCCGCAATGTGGGGCATCTGATGACAAACCCTGCGGTGCTGGACCGCGACGGCCTCGAGATCGGCGAAGGGCTGATGGATGCGATGCTGACGACGATGATCGCGATGCATGACCTCAAACGCGAGGGTGGCAATTCGGTTACCGGATCGGTTTATGTGGTTAAGCCTAAAATGCACGGGCCAGAAGAAGTTGCATTCACGGACGAGATATTCACCGCCGTTGAGCGCGCTCTGGGGTTGCCACAATATACGGTCAAACTGGGGATCATGGACGAGGAACGCCGGACGTCGGCGAATCTGATGGAGTGTATCCGTGCCGCGAAATCACGGGTGGCGTTCATCAACACCGGCTTCTTGGACCGGACAGGGGATGAGATCCATACATCGATGGAAGCCGGGCCAATGGTGCCCAAAGGCGAGATGAAGAACGCGCCGTGGATTGCTGCTTATGAGGACCGTAACGTTGATATCGGTCTGGCTTGCGGGCTGAAGGGCCGCGCGCAGATCGGTAAAGGGATGTGGGCGATGCCCGATCTTATGGCCGACATGCTCGAGGCAAAAATCGGCCACCTGAAAGCGGGTGCGACCTGTGCTTGGGTGCCATCACCGACGGCTGCCACTTTGCACGCGACGCATTACCACCACATCGATGTCTTGGCGCGCCAGGACGAGATCGCAGCGGGAGGGCCGCGCGGGACGCTTGATGCATTGCTGCAGGTCCCCGTGCTTGAGGGCCGGAACCTGAGCGGTGAAGAAATCACCCGCGAACTGGAAAATAATGCCCAAGGGATTTTGGGATATGTTGTGCGCTGGGTTAATCAGGGCGTCGGTTGTTCCAAGGTGCCTGACATCAATGATGTGGGTCTGATGGAAGACCGCGCGACTTGCCGCATTTCTGCGCAGGCCTTGGCGAATTGGCTGCACCATGGGCTGATCAGCCGCGAAGAGATCGTGGATGGTTTGAAAAAAATGGCAGTGGTCGTGGACCGCCAGAATGCCGGCGATCCAGCCTATATGCCGATGGCACCGGGGTATGATGGGGTGGCGTTCCTTGCGGCGTGTGATCTGGTGCTAGAAGGGGCCACGCAGCCTTCTGGTTACACAGAGCCAGTGTTGCATGCCCGCCGGTTAGAGCTGAAGGCAATGACATAA
- a CDS encoding GlcG/HbpS family heme-binding protein — protein MIVTLDHARKIIAATIKNGHELGLKPLSVAVLDAGGHLLAFEREDGAAPGRYAIAQGKAYGAVMLGMAGTAQMARAEAQAYFITAVNGVFGGQFVPVPGGILIRDLQGAVIGAVGVTGDTSDNDAAAGFAGIEAAGLKGEI, from the coding sequence ATGATAGTTACACTGGATCACGCACGTAAAATTATCGCTGCCACAATCAAAAATGGCCACGAGTTGGGGCTAAAGCCGCTCTCAGTTGCCGTTCTTGATGCGGGTGGGCATTTGCTGGCATTTGAGCGCGAGGATGGCGCGGCACCGGGCCGTTACGCGATTGCGCAGGGCAAAGCTTATGGCGCGGTGATGCTGGGTATGGCGGGAACGGCGCAAATGGCGAGGGCAGAGGCACAAGCCTATTTCATCACAGCGGTGAACGGCGTTTTTGGCGGACAGTTTGTTCCAGTGCCGGGTGGCATTTTGATCCGTGACCTGCAGGGTGCGGTGATCGGGGCCGTGGGTGTCACAGGCGACACGTCGGACAATGACGCTGCCGCAGGGTTTGCTGGCATCGAGGCGGCGGGGCTGAAAGGCGAAATCTGA
- a CDS encoding gamma-glutamyl-gamma-aminobutyrate hydrolase family protein — protein sequence MARPVIGIIGNHFLLHDQYGVHMAGTMNSEAVHQVSDCVPLIVPSDPVLSNINELMDVCDGFLLTGGRPNVHPEEYGEEETPAHGAFDRARDALTLPLVRACVARGQPVLGVCRGFQEVNVAMGGSLYPEIRELPGRMNHRMPPDGTLEEKFELRHTVRFSESGVFHRLMGAQEVRTNTLHGQGIKDAGPRIVVDGYAPDGTPEATYIDGAPGFTLAVQWHPEWDAGNDPVSRPLFEAFGDAARSWATRGERALKAI from the coding sequence ATGGCACGGCCCGTAATTGGTATCATCGGCAACCATTTTCTTTTGCACGATCAGTATGGTGTCCATATGGCGGGCACGATGAATTCGGAGGCTGTTCACCAAGTGTCGGACTGCGTTCCACTGATCGTGCCAAGCGATCCCGTGCTGAGCAATATCAATGAATTGATGGATGTCTGCGACGGCTTTTTGCTGACCGGTGGGCGGCCCAATGTGCACCCTGAAGAATACGGCGAAGAAGAAACCCCGGCGCATGGTGCCTTTGACCGGGCGCGCGACGCGCTGACTTTGCCGTTGGTTCGGGCTTGTGTTGCACGGGGGCAGCCTGTGTTAGGTGTTTGCCGTGGATTTCAAGAGGTTAACGTTGCGATGGGCGGTAGTCTTTACCCTGAAATTCGTGAATTACCGGGGCGGATGAACCACCGCATGCCCCCCGATGGCACCCTCGAAGAAAAGTTCGAGTTGCGCCACACTGTGCGCTTTTCCGAGAGCGGTGTGTTCCACCGGCTTATGGGCGCGCAAGAGGTGCGGACCAACACGTTACACGGGCAGGGGATCAAGGACGCCGGGCCGCGCATCGTAGTGGATGGCTATGCGCCCGACGGCACGCCGGAGGCGACCTATATTGACGGCGCACCGGGTTTCACGCTGGCGGTGCAATGGCATCCAGAGTGGGACGCGGGCAATGATCCTGTTTCGCGTCCGCTTTTTGAAGCGTTTGGCGATGCGGCGCGGTCTTGGGCCACGCGGGGCGAACGGGCATTGAAAGCGATCTAG
- a CDS encoding SDR family NAD(P)-dependent oxidoreductase — protein MDLTGKHALITGGGTGIGLAIAQDLAAKGCTVTITGRRQEVLDAVSTDRITGMAMDVRNEDDVVSKIAAAVAARGPIQICIPNAGIAEGRAVHKTELDFWRNMMATNLDGAFLTIRESLKSMRQTDWGRVIAIASIAGLRGLPGAACYSASKHGMIGLIRSLSEDYLGQPYTFNALCPGYVDTPIVTRNTTSIAQRAGVSEEKARDMMISANRHKRLILPEEVATAAAWLIGDGSQSINGQTIEIAGGHM, from the coding sequence ATGGACCTAACCGGCAAACACGCGCTTATCACAGGCGGCGGCACGGGCATCGGGCTGGCCATCGCTCAAGATCTCGCGGCGAAAGGGTGCACCGTTACAATCACCGGACGCCGCCAAGAAGTGCTGGACGCCGTATCAACCGACCGCATCACCGGTATGGCCATGGATGTGCGTAACGAAGACGATGTAGTGTCCAAAATCGCTGCCGCCGTCGCGGCACGTGGACCCATCCAGATTTGCATCCCCAACGCCGGCATCGCCGAAGGCCGCGCGGTACATAAGACCGAGCTTGATTTTTGGCGCAACATGATGGCCACCAACCTCGATGGCGCGTTCCTGACCATCCGCGAATCCCTTAAATCCATGCGCCAAACCGACTGGGGCCGTGTCATCGCAATCGCTTCCATCGCAGGGCTGCGCGGCTTGCCGGGGGCGGCGTGTTATTCCGCCTCCAAACACGGGATGATCGGGTTAATTCGGTCACTTTCCGAGGACTATCTGGGCCAACCCTATACGTTCAACGCGCTTTGCCCTGGCTACGTCGACACTCCTATCGTGACGCGCAACACCACATCGATTGCCCAACGCGCCGGTGTCAGCGAGGAAAAAGCCCGCGACATGATGATCAGCGCCAACCGCCACAAGCGGCTGATATTGCCCGAAGAAGTCGCCACCGCGGCGGCATGGCTTATCGGGGACGGCTCACAAAGCATCAACGGCCAGACAATCGAAATCGCTGGCGGACATATGTAG
- a CDS encoding porin, which produces MNTLKCAVIGATFLFSNAALAGEISGGSIGLSYSSFTEDSDFSRIGVEGSIEYAFNRDFSIQGDLAFQNFGESDLDSTTFGAHGIYHVNDDTSLGAFFMREDVDDGDGNFYGIEGGYETGQVELEGYAGNFDGDGDNATILGISGRYEFSNALGLTGSFDQIDGDGVELSRYGVKLDRDVSPTLNLFVEVGSADVEAGGLSGSETFVGLGGKIVFGAERGATFEQRGLTRLIPGL; this is translated from the coding sequence ATGAATACCCTTAAGTGCGCCGTGATCGGTGCGACATTTCTATTTTCAAACGCCGCTTTGGCGGGCGAAATCTCCGGCGGCTCGATCGGGTTGTCGTATTCATCCTTTACCGAAGATTCAGATTTTTCACGCATCGGCGTGGAAGGCTCTATCGAGTATGCATTTAACCGCGACTTCAGCATACAAGGCGATTTGGCGTTTCAGAACTTTGGCGAATCGGATCTGGATTCCACAACATTCGGCGCGCACGGCATTTACCACGTAAATGATGATACATCGCTCGGCGCGTTCTTCATGCGCGAGGATGTCGATGACGGCGATGGCAACTTCTATGGCATTGAAGGCGGTTATGAGACCGGCCAAGTGGAGCTCGAAGGATACGCCGGGAATTTCGATGGCGATGGCGATAACGCCACAATCCTGGGTATTTCGGGGCGCTATGAATTCTCGAATGCGTTGGGACTGACAGGATCGTTCGACCAGATCGACGGGGACGGCGTTGAGCTGTCGCGTTATGGCGTGAAACTTGACCGTGACGTCTCTCCGACGTTGAACCTGTTTGTCGAAGTTGGCAGTGCGGACGTTGAAGCTGGCGGTTTGTCGGGTTCTGAGACGTTTGTCGGCTTGGGCGGCAAGATCGTCTTTGGTGCCGAGCGTGGTGCCACGTTTGAGCAACGCGGCCTGACACGTCTTATCCCCGGTCTGTAA